The Carassius auratus strain Wakin chromosome 27, ASM336829v1, whole genome shotgun sequence genome includes a region encoding these proteins:
- the cdh12a gene encoding cadherin-12a, with amino-acid sequence MLVVLFRRGFVDFFILDSSLFCRYHKSHQYQSLHLKVVPMLMGNCLLLFLWCLLDKSFVSPLHSSSQSRMGKEQHRNMMAHRKHGMMGVHRVKRGWVWNQFFVLEEYMGSDPQYVGKLHSDLDKGDSMVKYTLSGEGVGSIFTIEPSTGDIHALRSLDREEKSYYTLRAQAVDVLTGRPLEPESEFIIKVQDINDNEPRFLEGPYSASVPEMSPVGTYVTQITATDADDPTYGNSARIVYSILHGQPYFSVDPKTGIIRVALPNMDREVKEMYQVVIQAKDMGGQLGGLAGTTTINITLRDVNDNPPRFSKSIFHLRVPESSPVGSSVGRVKAHDLDSGKNAEVEYSIVPGDGGSMFDIYSNKNTQEGTVILKKRLDYETRKAYTFKVEASNAALDQRFLHLGPFKDTATVKVNVLDVEEPPVFSRMSYRMETYEDTPVGIIVGAVTAEDLDVGNSPVRYSVEQKKDSENHFDIDPVEGTLSVSEALDRERNTEHNVTVVATKVNNPLLSSKVTVTIKVLDVNEFPPELAFVYETFVCENAKVGQVIQIISATDRDMPAVEHRFYFKSPSQTRNRNFTIRDYGNNTAGVVTRRGGFRRLEQSMYLVPVIVEDGGYPIRSSTGTVSVRVCTCDTDGSLLSCNAEAVFFPMGLSTGALMAILLCVVILLVMVVLYMGLRKHKKKDTLMSSKEDIRDNVIHYDDEGGGEEDTQAFDIGTLRNPKGIKETVQLQKIRSEDEPDRASACMPNEDSEDIRNYIHHCLLENSAPPYDSLVTYAYEGEGSVAESLSSIESWVLEPREDCRNICDWGPRFKTLAGIFREHECKDTEKTENEVHAEALNDRMD; translated from the exons ATGTTAGTTGTTCTGTTCCGCCGAGGCTTTGTGGACTTCTTTATACTGGATTCATCGCTCTTTTGCCGTTACCATAAAAGTCACCAGTATCAATCTTTGCACCTAAAGGTTGTTCCAATGCTCATGGGGAACTGTCTGCTGCTGTTCCTCTGGTGCCTCTTAGACAAAAGCTTCGTCTCTCCCCTCCACTCTTCATCCCAGAGCAGGATGGGGAAGGAGCAGCACAGAAACATGATGGCACATAGGAAACACGGCATGATGGGAGTTCACAGAGTCAAGAGAGGATGGGTGTGGAACCAGTTCTTTGTTCTGGAGGAATACATGGGTTCTGATCCACAGTATGTTGGAAAG CTTCACTCTGACCTGGATAAGGGAGACAGTATGGTGAAGTACACACTCTCAGGTGAAGGAGTTGGCTCTATTTTCACGATTGAGCCAAGCACTGGAGACATCCATGCCTTAAGGAGCCTGGACCGAGAAGAGAAGTCTTATTACACACTGAGAGCGCAGGCTGTGGACGTGCTCACAGGCAGACCCCTAGAGCCCGAGTCTGAGTTTATTATCAAAGTCCAGGACATCAATGACAATGAGCCAAGGTTCCTAGAGGGCCCATACTCGGCTAGCGTCCCAGAGATGTCACCCGTCG GCACATATGTGACGCAAATAACCGCCACTGACGCTGATGACCCTACTTATGGAAACAGCGCACGGATCGTGTACAGCATCCTTCATGGCCAGCCCTACTTCTCTGTTGACCCCAAGACAG gGATCATAAGAGTTGCCTTACCCAACATGGATAGGGAGGTTAAAGAAATGTACCAGGTGGTCATACAGGCTAAGGATATGGGTGGCCAGCTCGGAGGTTTAGCTGGGACAACGACCATCAATATAACTCTCCGTGATGTCAACGACAACCCACCACGGTTTTCTAAAA GTATCTTTCACCTGCGCGTCCCCGAATCTTCACCTGTGGGATCATCGGTGGGGAGGGTCAAAGCTCATGATCTGGACTCTGGGAAGAATGCTGAAGTGGAATATAGCATTGTTCCTGGTGACGGAGGATCCATGTTTGATATTTACAGCAATAAGAACACTCAAGAGGGAACAGTCATTCTAAAAAAG CGTCTGGACTATGAGACCAGAAAGGCCTACACCTTTAAAGTAGAAGCTTCAAACGCAGCTCTTGATCAACGATTCCTACACTTGGGACCTTTTAAGGACACTGCCACAGTGAAAGTGAATGTTCTGGATGTGGAGGAACCCCCTGTCTTCAGCCGGATGTCTTACAGAATGGAAACATATGAGGACACACCAGTGGGCATCATCGTCGGAGCCGTCACAGCTGAGGACCTAGATGTAGGCAACAGTCCTGTTAG ATATTCTGTTGAGCAGAAAAAGGACTCTGAAAACCACTTTGACATTGACCCTGTtgaaggaactctgtctgtcAGCGAAGCCctggacagagagagaaatacagaACACAACGTCACTGTTGTAGCAACAAAAGTTA ACAACCCCCTGCTGTCCAGCAAAGTTACTGTCACAATCAAAGTGCTGGATGTCAATGAATTTCCTCCAGAACTTGCCTTTGTGTATGAGACATTTGTTTGTGAAAATGCGAAAGTAGGacag gtgattcagatcatcagcgcCACAGACAGGGACATGCCCGCTGTCGAGCACCGATTCTACTTCAAATCCCCTTCACAGACCAGGAACAGAAACTTCACAATCAGGGACTATGGAA ACAACACAGCTGGAGTGGTGACCAGACGAGGGGGGTTCCGGAGACTGGAGCAGAGCATGTACCTGGTGCCAGTCATTGTGGAGGACGGCGGGTATCCGATCCGAAGCAGCACGGGGACGGTGTCGGTGCGGGTGTGCACCTGTGACACAGACGGTTCCCTCCTTTCCTGCAATGCGGAAGCCGTCTTCTTTCCCATGGGACTCAGCACTGGAGCGCTAATGGCCATTCTGTTGTGCGTTGTCATTCTGCTGG TGATGGTAGTGCTCTATATGGGCCTCAGAAAACACAAGAAGAAGGACACTCTGATGTCGTCGAAAGAGGACATCCGGGACAATGTGATCCACTACGACGATGAAGGGGGTGGGGAAGAGGACACCCAGGCCTTTGACATAGGTACGTTACGCAATCCCAAAGGCATCAAAGAGACGGTGCAGCTGCAAAAAATAAGATCAGAGGATGAGCCCGATCGGGCTAGTGCATGCATGCCCAATGAGGACAGCGAGGACATCCGAAACTACATCCATCACTGTCTTCTGGAGAACTCAGCACCTCCGTATGACTCTCTGGTCACGTATGCATATGAGGGAGAGGGATCGGTGGCCGAGTCTCTCAGTTCCATTGAGTCCTGGGTGCTTGAACCCAGGGAGGATTGCAGAAATATCTGTGACTGGGGTCCTCGCTTCAAAACACTGGCTGGGATATTTAGAGAGCATGAGTGTAAGGACACGGAAAAGACGGAAAATGAAGTACACGCCGAGGCACTAAATGACAGAATGGACTGA